CGCCTCAGCCGTTGGTGGAATCAATAGAAAACACTTCCCCAAGGCGGCATAATCGCATCACCGATCGTATCCTGCAGTTCGAGCAGTCGGGACTGGGTAAGCTGCTGCCCAAAGATAAGTGTATCCTGCGCACAAGTCCTGCGGTAGCCGAAAACCAGCATCAGGATACAAAGGACACAACGGCAAAGGAGCTCGGCAGTCCACTGGCAGAACCAGCTGGTTTTCAGCGCTCGAGAAGTTTCACACTAGACGAGCCCTCCCAGGTTCTCGTAGAGCACATGCAAAGGGAGGCCCTGGCTGTCAAACCCAGCCAGAGTTTGGCCAACTTCGAGAGGCAGACCATCGAGTCTCAGGCCAAGCGGGTGAACCGCAGTGCAAGGAGCATTAGCAGCAACATTAGCCACAACAGCTACAATAGCAACACTAGCGCCGCAACCAAGAGCACCATCGCCACTAAAACCACATCCGccggcagcagctcctccaggcGGGATCGCGAGGTGGAGCGTATAATAGAACGGGCGCTGGACGATCATGGCGCTTTGGAAGCCAGCCGCAAGGCGGGAGTGCGCAACTATCTGCGTGGCCATCGGGAGCGGATGAATCAATTGGTCATTCACCAGGAGAAGGAACGTCGTCGCATGCAGGCCCAGTTTGATCATCAGCAGCGACAGCTCATAGAGGAACTATGTGCTGAAATTGATGTTTCATCCGGCGCCGAAAATCCTGACAGTCTGATATCGCAAAGCACCAGTACGGGAGACCTACAGCGTTTCTCCCCCGCGCCTACGCTACCCTCCTTTTCATATGCTACGCCGCACAGCTTCCAGGACATGGAAGACTTTCAGACGATGGAAGACAAGTGCCAAATGGCGGCGCCTTCTTCCGCTCGCAAGAGGTTGTTTAGTCCGAAACAAGCACAGGGCTACGACTCGGAACCGCAGCCGCTCAGTGCTCCCAGCACACCGCGATCGTTGCCCCTCAGGAACAGCAGCTTAACCAATAGCAGACGAAGTGTCCAAGTTGTCCGGCGCCGATCGAAAACTGTGGGCAGTAGTCCAGGAAAAACAATCACCGCAGCAGACCGTGAGGTGAAGAAATCGCCAGCGAATCCTGCAGGTGGAGCAGGTCGACCGAAGAGTTCTCCGGGAAAAAATAGCTCCATTATAGCGAGAAGGGGAAACGCACCACCAAAAAACGCCTCACCGCCCAAGCGGGTGGGCAATGTAAGTTTTCCAAGCGAATCTAACcgataaattatttgttatttcgCCAACTTTAAATCTATGctattcgattcgatttttgcttttatttaactAAAGCATTTACGATTCCCTATTTTTggccttttatttttatacccgttgcTCGTAGAGTAAACGGGTATACTAAATTCGTTGAATAGTATGTTACAGGCAGAAGGAatcgtttccgaccatatagagtgtatacatatattcttgatcaggatcaatagcagagtcgatctggccatatccctctgtccgtatgaacgtcgagatctcagaaactataaaagctagaatatttgttggatattttttcataataattCATGTAATTCATTcatgtaaatttctatcgattttccaaacaactttttgtcacgcccactccaacgcccacacttttaatcaatttctttattttttctcattttattccccaatatctatcgatatcccagaaaaatgatgaaattttgCGTTCGCATTAACACTAactgagtaacaggtatctgatagtcggggaagtcgactatagcattctcttttgttttatattgaGAGTAAATGCTTCTTGGCATAATCACTTAATAATTAGTTATTTTATCCCTAACAAAGTGAAAACCCTGTCGGAAtaatctgtaatatctatttTCTGTACTCCCATTCTATTATTTCCTCTTCCCCAACACATACAGCGCAAGAAGCCCTAGCAATTCGGGTGGTCAGTTACGCAAGTGCCTTAACAAAGACTGCGATAAAATCGAGGGACCCAACCTCTAGCACCAGTAGCTAGCCTATTTACTAACCCAACTAGCAAGTGCCTTCGTTCCCTGTTTAATATCGCCTCTAATCCCTGCCAGAAATATGACGAGCTGAAACAGGAAGAGCGCCAGTGGGCGGCCACACGTATAAATGCCGGTGTGCGAGGATTCTTGGTCCGCCGGCTTTTTGCCACCGAGCAAGTACAGCGCATTGTCCAAACCATCAGAGACACCCTGATCTTCGTGTTGAACCTACATCTGGAAACTTTTGGACATGGCCTGGATGCAGAGGAGCCTGCAAACTTGCGCCTCAAGGCGCGATTGCTTCAACAGGTGGGTTGGTGACTCGTCTAGATGTAAAAGGTGACAAAATGTGTACTTTAGGCTTGGATACAAAAAActagaaattaattattatctGAGTGGTATAAGGTATGCATGCGATAGTCAAATAACTCGACTGCAGTGTTACCCTCTGCTTACATTGACTTTTGGTTTAACTTTGagtaagcaaaacaaaactacGGGTATTTTAGAATAATTGAGGcgattttatataaatatttgatttgaaatggCCTTCTTTGCAAACTCAACAAAAGCTGACTACATTTCCCTTTATATTCTTTGAATTAACTCATAGCTCTGCTCCGCCAGTCGTACCCTGCACCTAATCTTCTTCCAGACCAACATAAAGGACCGCATGGAGATC
This Drosophila simulans strain w501 chromosome X, Prin_Dsim_3.1, whole genome shotgun sequence DNA region includes the following protein-coding sequences:
- the LOC6726624 gene encoding uncharacterized protein LOC6726624 isoform X8, producing MDATCRAMEQLLAAVEMGGSHSEATTPTATTTISIWSAPSEGSGSSSMDPVSFRFHLDGQPILPPLMTSAKRREVQLARQMAKTLEERYRLARHSAGSDMASRRSVSQLQKTETLIYDSTRDQARPQTLVFGIQLPTIQVDPPTPQPLVESIENTSPRRHNRITDRILQFEQSGLGKLLPKDKCILRTSPAVAENQHQDTKDTTAKELGSPLAEPAGFQRSRSFTLDEPSQVLVEHMQREALAVKPSQSLANFERQTIESQAKRVNRSARSISSNISHNSYNSNTSAATKSTIATKTTSAGSSSSRRDREVERIIERALDDHGALEASRKAGVRNYLRGHRERMNQLVIHQEKERRRMQAQFDHQQRQLIEELCAEIDVSSGAENPDSLISQSTSTGDLQRFSPAPTLPSFSYATPHSFQDMEDFQTMEDKCQMAAPSSARKRLFSPKQAQGYDSEPQPLSAPSTPRSLPLRNSSLTNSRRSVQVVRRRSKTVGSSPGKTITAADREVKKSPANPAGGAGRPKSSPGKNSSIIARRGNAPPKNASPPKRVGNRKKP
- the LOC6726624 gene encoding uncharacterized protein LOC6726624 isoform X6, with the translated sequence MDATCRAMEQLLAAVEMGGSHSEATTPTATTTISIWSAPSEGSGSSSMDPVSFRFHLDGQPILPPLMTSAKRREVQLARQMAKTLEERYRLARHSAGSDMASRRSVSQLQKTETLIYDSTRDQARPQTLVFGIQLPTIQVDPPTPQPLVESIENTSPRRHNRITDRILQFEQSGLGKLLPKDKCILRTSPAVAENQHQDTKDTTAKELGSPLAEPAGFQRSRSFTLDEPSQVLVEHMQREALAVKPSQSLANFERQTIESQAKRVNRSARSISSNISHNSYNSNTSAATKSTIATKTTSAGSSSSRRDREVERIIERALDDHGALEASRKAGVRNYLRGHRERMNQLVIHQEKERRRMQAQFDHQQRQLIEELCAEIDVSSGAENPDSLISQSTSTGDLQRFSPAPTLPSFSYATPHSFQDMEDFQTMEDKCQMAAPSSARKRLFSPKQAQGYDSEPQPLSAPSTPRSLPLRNSSLTNSRRSVQVVRRRSKTVGSSPGKTITAADREVKKSPANPAGGAGRPKSSPGKNSSIIARRGNAPPKNASPPKRVGNKYDELKQEERQWAATRINAGVRGFLVRRLFATEQVQRIVQTIRDTLIFVLNLHLETFGHGLDAEEPANLRLKARLLQQTNIKDRMEIIARDRQRIKTKLLLKHRRSN
- the LOC6726624 gene encoding uncharacterized protein LOC6726624 isoform X2, whose translation is MDATCRAMEQLLAAVEMGGSHSEATTPTATTTISIWSAPSEGSGSSSMDPVSFRFHLDGQPILPPLMTSAKRREVQLARQMAKTLEERYRLARHSAGSDMASRRSVSQLQKTETLIYDSTRDQARPQTLVFGIQLPTIQVDPPTPQPLVESIENTSPRRHNRITDRILQFEQSGLGKLLPKDKCILRTSPAVAENQHQDTKDTTAKELGSPLAEPAGFQRSRSFTLDEPSQVLVEHMQREALAVKPSQSLANFERQTIESQAKRVNRSARSISSNISHNSYNSNTSAATKSTIATKTTSAGSSSSRRDREVERIIERALDDHGALEASRKAGVRNYLRGHRERMNQLVIHQEKERRRMQAQFDHQQRQLIEELCAEIDVSSGAENPDSLISQSTSTGDLQRFSPAPTLPSFSYATPHSFQDMEDFQTMEDKCQMAAPSSARKRLFSPKQAQGYDSEPQPLSAPSTPRSLPLRNSSLTNSRRSVQVVRRRSKTVGSSPGKTITAADREVKKSPANPAGGAGRPKSSPGKNSSIIARRGNAPPKNASPPKRVGNKYDELKQEERQWAATRINAGVRGFLVRRLFATEQVQRIVQTIRDTLIFVLNLHLETFGHGLDAEEPANLRLKARLLQQSYPAPNLLPDQHKGPHGDHRSGSPEDQDQTTPQTSPIELGFHRTAVWEKHA
- the LOC6726624 gene encoding uncharacterized protein LOC6726624 isoform X5; protein product: MDATCRAMEQLLAAVEMGGSHSEATTPTATTTISIWSAPSEGSGSSSMDPVSFRFHLDGQPILPPLMTSAKRREVQLARQMAKTLEERYRLARHSAGSDMASRRSVSQLQKTETLIYDSTRDQARPQTLVFGIQLPTIQVDPPTPQPLVESIENTSPRRHNRITDRILQFEQSGLGKLLPKDKCILRTSPAVAENQHQDTKDTTAKELGSPLAEPAGFQRSRSFTLDEPSQVLVEHMQREALAVKPSQSLANFERQTIESQAKRVNRSARSISSNISHNSYNSNTSAATKSTIATKTTSAGSSSSRRDREVERIIERALDDHGALEASRKAGVRNYLRGHRERMNQLVIHQEKERRRMQAQFDHQQRQLIEELCAEIDVSSGAENPDSLISQSTSTGDLQRFSPAPTLPSFSYATPHSFQDMEDFQTMEDKCQMAAPSSARKRLFSPKQAQGYDSEPQPLSAPSTPRSLPLRNSSLTNSRRSVQVVRRRSKTVGSSPGKTITAADREVKKSPANPAGGAGRPKSSPGKNSSIIARRGNAPPKNASPPKRVGNKYDELKQEERQWAATRINAGVRGFLVRRLFATEQVQRIVQTIRDTLIFVLNLHLETFGHGLDAEEPANLRLKARLLQQNSCLGKARVIFCSQAFKTVHSFLDKFALKAAADCQNKRNF
- the LOC6726624 gene encoding uncharacterized protein LOC6726624 isoform X7, with translation MDATCRAMEQLLAAVEMGGSHSEATTPTATTTISIWSAPSEGSGSSSMDPVSFRFHLDGQPILPPLMTSAKRREVQLARQMAKTLEERYRLARHSAGSDMASRRSVSQLQKTETLIYDSTRDQARPQTLVFGIQLPTIQVDPPTPQPLVESIENTSPRRHNRITDRILQFEQSGLGKLLPKDKCILRTSPAVAENQHQDTKDTTAKELGSPLAEPAGFQRSRSFTLDEPSQVLVEHMQREALAVKPSQSLANFERQTIESQAKRVNRSARSISSNISHNSYNSNTSAATKSTIATKTTSAGSSSSRRDREVERIIERALDDHGALEASRKAGVRNYLRGHRERMNQLVIHQEKERRRMQAQFDHQQRQLIEELCAEIDVSSGAENPDSLISQSTSTGDLQRFSPAPTLPSFSYATPHSFQDMEDFQTMEDKCQMAAPSSARKRLFSPKQAQGYDSEPQPLSAPSTPRSLPLRNSSLTNSRRSVQVVRRRSKTVGSSPGKTITAADREVKKSPANPAGGAGRPKSSPGKNSSIIARRGNAPPKNASPPKRVGNKYDELKQEERQWAATRINAGVRGFLVRRLFATEQVQRIVQTIRDTLIFVLNLHLETFGHGLDAEEPANLRLKARLLQQAWIQKTRN
- the LOC6726624 gene encoding uncharacterized protein LOC6726624 isoform X1, yielding MDATCRAMEQLLAAVEMGGSHSEATTPTATTTISIWSAPSEGSGSSSMDPVSFRFHLDGQPILPPLMTSAKRREVQLARQMAKTLEERYRLARHSAGSDMASRRSVSQLQKTETLIYDSTRDQARPQTLVFGIQLPTIQVDPPTPQPLVESIENTSPRRHNRITDRILQFEQSGLGKLLPKDKCILRTSPAVAENQHQDTKDTTAKELGSPLAEPAGFQRSRSFTLDEPSQVLVEHMQREALAVKPSQSLANFERQTIESQAKRVNRSARSISSNISHNSYNSNTSAATKSTIATKTTSAGSSSSRRDREVERIIERALDDHGALEASRKAGVRNYLRGHRERMNQLVIHQEKERRRMQAQFDHQQRQLIEELCAEIDVSSGAENPDSLISQSTSTGDLQRFSPAPTLPSFSYATPHSFQDMEDFQTMEDKCQMAAPSSARKRLFSPKQAQGYDSEPQPLSAPSTPRSLPLRNSSLTNSRRSVQVVRRRSKTVGSSPGKTITAADREVKKSPANPAGGAGRPKSSPGKNSSIIARRGNAPPKNASPPKRVGNKYDELKQEERQWAATRINAGVRGFLVRRLFATEQVQRIVQTIRDTLIFVLNLHLETFGHGLDAEEPANLRLKARLLQQLFGKSTRDFLQPSFQNSAQLSRQIRPESCGGLPKQTELLKRVGVCACVGCERKQQRQKNNQKREKTNLITINY
- the LOC6726624 gene encoding uncharacterized protein LOC6726624 isoform X3; this translates as MDATCRAMEQLLAAVEMGGSHSEATTPTATTTISIWSAPSEGSGSSSMDPVSFRFHLDGQPILPPLMTSAKRREVQLARQMAKTLEERYRLARHSAGSDMASRRSVSQLQKTETLIYDSTRDQARPQTLVFGIQLPTIQVDPPTPQPLVESIENTSPRRHNRITDRILQFEQSGLGKLLPKDKCILRTSPAVAENQHQDTKDTTAKELGSPLAEPAGFQRSRSFTLDEPSQVLVEHMQREALAVKPSQSLANFERQTIESQAKRVNRSARSISSNISHNSYNSNTSAATKSTIATKTTSAGSSSSRRDREVERIIERALDDHGALEASRKAGVRNYLRGHRERMNQLVIHQEKERRRMQAQFDHQQRQLIEELCAEIDVSSGAENPDSLISQSTSTGDLQRFSPAPTLPSFSYATPHSFQDMEDFQTMEDKCQMAAPSSARKRLFSPKQAQGYDSEPQPLSAPSTPRSLPLRNSSLTNSRRSVQVVRRRSKTVGSSPGKTITAADREVKKSPANPAGGAGRPKSSPGKNSSIIARRGNAPPKNASPPKRVGNKYDELKQEERQWAATRINAGVRGFLVRRLFATEQVQRIVQTIRDTLIFVLNLHLETFGHGLDAEEPANLRLKARLLQQLCSASRTLHLIFFQTNIKDRMEIIARDRQRIKTKLLLKHRRSN
- the LOC6726624 gene encoding uncharacterized protein LOC6726624 isoform X4, which translates into the protein MDATWAMEQLLAAVEMGGSHSEATTPTATTTISIWSAPSEGSGSSSMDPVSFRFHLDGQPILPPLMTSAKRREVQLARQMAKTLEERYRLARHSAGSDMASRRSVSQLQKTETLIYDSTRDQARPQTLVFGIQLPTIQVDPPTPQPLVESIENTSPRRHNRITDRILQFEQSGLGKLLPKDKCILRTSPAVAENQHQDTKDTTAKELGSPLAEPAGFQRSRSFTLDEPSQVLVEHMQREALAVKPSQSLANFERQTIESQAKRVNRSARSISSNISHNSYNSNTSAATKSTIATKTTSAGSSSSRRDREVERIIERALDDHGALEASRKAGVRNYLRGHRERMNQLVIHQEKERRRMQAQFDHQQRQLIEELCAEIDVSSGAENPDSLISQSTSTGDLQRFSPAPTLPSFSYATPHSFQDMEDFQTMEDKCQMAAPSSARKRLFSPKQAQGYDSEPQPLSAPSTPRSLPLRNSSLTNSRRSVQVVRRRSKTVGSSPGKTITAADREVKKSPANPAGGAGRPKSSPGKNSSIIARRGNAPPKNASPPKRVGNKYDELKQEERQWAATRINAGVRGFLVRRLFATEQVQRIVQTIRDTLIFVLNLHLETFGHGLDAEEPANLRLKARLLQQLCSASRTLHLIFFQTNIKDRMEIIARDRQRIKTKLLLKHRRSN